A single genomic interval of Nostoc commune NIES-4072 harbors:
- a CDS encoding glycosyltransferase family 2 protein, producing MISIITPVYNGEKFIESCIQVVIDQNCLEVEHIIVDGGSSDKTIDIIEDKANQYPHIRWISEKDRGQSDALNKGIAMAQGEIIGVLNVDDFYEKNVLKRICEIFKTLPEPSLIVGNCNVCNQQGKLIYINKPSRLRTIDFLLERQVNEDKIIDASFPVNPSAYFYHKSLHQQIGLYKVEDHYVMDIDFLLKAIRYSHVKYFNEIWGNYRYYPGTKTFDDSARGTSLTRIKQLFNDYIKTLSLIEQWKILLARNLNFILLKIFYFSKHPERLSESIKQRLTNTISKKS from the coding sequence ATGATTAGTATAATTACACCAGTTTATAACGGTGAGAAATTCATAGAATCTTGCATTCAAGTTGTAATTGACCAAAACTGTTTAGAAGTGGAACACATCATTGTCGATGGAGGTTCAAGCGACAAGACAATAGACATTATTGAGGATAAAGCCAATCAATATCCCCATATCCGATGGATTAGCGAAAAGGATCGAGGACAATCTGATGCTCTCAATAAAGGAATTGCTATGGCACAAGGAGAAATTATTGGTGTTTTAAATGTTGATGATTTTTATGAAAAAAACGTTCTTAAGCGCATTTGTGAAATTTTTAAAACTTTACCAGAGCCTAGCTTGATTGTTGGCAACTGTAATGTTTGTAATCAACAAGGTAAACTAATTTATATTAATAAACCTAGCCGATTACGGACAATTGATTTTTTGTTAGAAAGGCAAGTTAATGAAGATAAAATTATCGATGCTTCTTTTCCAGTAAATCCATCTGCTTACTTCTATCACAAATCATTGCATCAGCAAATCGGACTCTATAAAGTAGAAGATCATTATGTAATGGATATAGATTTTCTTTTGAAAGCTATTAGATATTCTCATGTTAAATATTTCAATGAAATTTGGGGTAATTATAGATATTATCCAGGAACCAAAACATTTGATGATTCTGCTAGAGGAACCAGTTTGACGCGAATTAAACAATTATTTAATGATTATATTAAAACACTATCTTTGATAGAGCAATGGAAAATTTTGTTAGCTCGAAACCTGAATTTTATTTTATTGAAAATCTTTTATTTTTCTAAGCATCCAGAACGATTATCTGAATCGATTAAGCAGCGATTAACTAATACCATCTCAAAAAAATCCTGA
- a CDS encoding Uma2 family endonuclease gives MIQSLQKLFTFDEFVDFLKTQPENICYELYDGEIIQMPLPKGKHEKIVAFLVMILMVECHRLKLEYGIPSKTLVKLENKISGYFPDVLLLNLPNLVNEAYWENESIITKPESIPLVIEVVSTNWRDDYHKKLADYEEMGIQEYWIVDYAALGSKELIGDPKQPTITIYFLSDEGEYRGKQFRGDDRIESPTFPDLNLTVEQIFSVRY, from the coding sequence ATGATTCAATCACTACAAAAACTATTCACATTTGATGAATTTGTAGATTTTTTAAAAACACAACCAGAAAATATTTGCTACGAATTATACGACGGAGAAATTATACAAATGCCTTTACCGAAAGGAAAACATGAAAAAATTGTGGCGTTTTTAGTCATGATTCTAATGGTCGAATGTCACCGTCTTAAACTTGAGTACGGTATACCAAGTAAAACTTTAGTCAAACTGGAAAATAAGATATCAGGATACTTCCCAGATGTTCTTTTACTAAATCTTCCTAATTTAGTAAATGAGGCATATTGGGAAAATGAATCGATAATTACTAAACCGGAATCGATACCATTAGTGATTGAGGTGGTCAGTACTAACTGGAGAGATGATTATCATAAAAAGCTTGCTGACTATGAAGAAATGGGTATTCAAGAATATTGGATTGTGGATTATGCTGCTTTGGGTAGCAAAGAATTGATAGGCGACCCCAAACAGCCAACAATCACAATTTACTTTTTAAGTGATGAGGGTGAATATCGTGGTAAACAGTTTAGAGGAGACGACCGTATAGAGTCCCCAACATTTCCTGATTTAAATCTAACTGTTGAACAAATTTTTTCAGTGCGTTATTGA
- a CDS encoding class I SAM-dependent methyltransferase has protein sequence MKKNAVEQIYIGIARLNRINMKKSNYYDYIAQIYDQTRWLTESIAEEVADFILKLTCATPKTSFLEPGVGTGLNVIPLVKRGYSVTGIDASQEMLDQFRQKLNVAPFNLKLIHGDFFDNR, from the coding sequence ATGAAAAAAAATGCAGTAGAACAGATATACATAGGTATAGCCCGACTAAACCGTATAAATATGAAAAAATCCAACTACTATGACTATATTGCACAAATCTATGACCAAACACGCTGGCTAACAGAATCAATCGCAGAGGAAGTCGCCGACTTTATTCTTAAGCTGACTTGTGCCACGCCTAAAACCTCTTTTTTAGAACCAGGTGTTGGCACAGGGTTAAATGTTATTCCTCTTGTCAAACGGGGTTATTCTGTGACAGGAATTGATGCTTCTCAAGAAATGCTCGATCAGTTTCGTCAAAAATTAAATGTCGCTCCTTTTAATCTGAAACTGATTCACGGCGATTTTTTCGATAACAGATAA
- a CDS encoding transposase domain-containing protein translates to MSRLRKSHCSRLGLPFKELLPSSVIEQALSELKIRYYRRLFDPIVTLWAFLSQVIEADKSCHNAVSKVIAYLAEIDVEIPSSDTSAYCQARSRLPEKFLETLFSQVGKSLEEKVEIEHLWCGRNVKVIDGSTVSMPDIPDNQKAYP, encoded by the coding sequence TTGAGTCGCCTAAGAAAATCGCATTGCTCCCGTTTGGGGCTACCTTTCAAAGAACTGTTACCATCATCTGTAATTGAACAAGCACTCTCGGAGCTAAAAATTAGATACTATAGGCGATTATTTGATCCAATAGTAACGCTTTGGGCGTTTTTATCTCAAGTAATAGAAGCTGATAAGAGTTGTCATAATGCAGTTAGCAAAGTCATTGCTTATTTAGCTGAAATTGATGTAGAAATTCCATCGTCTGACACGAGCGCTTATTGTCAAGCTAGGTCTAGATTACCAGAAAAATTTTTAGAAACCCTTTTTAGTCAGGTTGGGAAAAGCTTAGAAGAGAAGGTAGAAATAGAGCATTTATGGTGTGGAAGAAATGTGAAAGTAATAGATGGGTCTACGGTATCGATGCCAGATATTCCAGATAATCAAAAAGCATACCCTTAA
- a CDS encoding helix-turn-helix domain-containing protein → MDTFKTPQPSESLSSYVSRIRKKLNLTQFQLADAAGIHGRSIWKIERGLTVKINRRTLQGLAIALGVPQEYLDALIKGEEPAFLTSSA, encoded by the coding sequence ATGGATACTTTTAAAACTCCTCAGCCATCTGAATCTCTGTCCAGTTATGTATCGCGGATCAGGAAGAAACTCAATTTAACTCAGTTTCAGTTGGCGGATGCTGCTGGTATACATGGACGCTCTATCTGGAAAATTGAGCGGGGACTTACGGTTAAAATTAATCGTAGGACACTTCAAGGGTTAGCGATCGCGCTTGGCGTGCCTCAAGAATATTTGGATGCTCTGATCAAGGGTGAGGAACCCGCATTTCTCACAAGCAGTGCGTAG
- a CDS encoding arylsulfatase, protein MTDPHKRDSLYASLKLTSGAFAQRLRRRIAFLTALTLIFSSLLPLPAWADYGDKLPLPQPSFKGKIGLTYKESEPDFPKPIKAPENAPNVLLVLLDDVGFGQTSTFGGLIDTPNLDRLAERGLRYNQFHTTALCSPTRAALLTGRNHHSVNTGVVEELATGYPGYTAILPRSAATIAEVLRDYGYNTAAFGKWHNTPDYETSAAGPFDRWPTGLGFEYFYGFLGGDTNQWSPALVENTQHIQKPNRPDYHLTPDLADHAIKWIRTQQAIAPDKPFFTYFATGGTHAPHHAPKEWIDKYKGKFDRGWDKLREDIFACQLALGVIPADTKLTPRPAELPAWDSLTPTEQKVYARQAEVFAGFLSHTDAQIGRVIDAIDQLGELDNTLVFFIAGDNGASAEGGLTGSVNELKVFNGVAESPQEVLAAIEDLGGPKTFNHFHAAWAWAVDSPFQWTKQIASHFGGTRNGLVVAWGDASGGLRQRIKNRGGLRSQFHHVIDIAPTILEAVGIEEPEVVNGVRDFQKIKSAINRIIIILKRERGAAIGCSSLPQVVVNLT, encoded by the coding sequence ATGACTGATCCTCACAAGAGAGATTCTTTGTATGCATCTCTGAAGTTAACTTCTGGTGCGTTCGCGCAGCGTCTCCGAAGGAGAATCGCCTTTTTGACAGCCCTAACGCTAATATTTTCTAGTCTCTTACCTCTACCTGCTTGGGCGGACTATGGCGACAAATTGCCATTACCCCAACCATCTTTTAAAGGCAAAATTGGCCTTACTTACAAAGAATCCGAACCAGACTTCCCCAAACCTATTAAGGCTCCAGAAAATGCACCAAACGTGTTGCTGGTGTTGCTTGATGATGTCGGTTTTGGACAAACCAGCACCTTTGGCGGTCTGATCGATACGCCTAATTTAGACCGTCTAGCAGAAAGGGGATTGCGTTATAACCAATTCCACACTACAGCACTTTGCTCTCCTACCAGAGCCGCATTGCTCACGGGACGCAATCATCATTCTGTGAATACAGGTGTGGTTGAGGAGTTAGCCACAGGCTATCCAGGTTATACAGCGATTTTACCTAGAAGTGCGGCAACGATCGCTGAAGTATTGCGAGATTATGGATATAACACAGCCGCTTTTGGCAAATGGCACAATACCCCAGACTATGAAACCAGTGCAGCAGGCCCATTTGATCGCTGGCCAACAGGTTTAGGTTTTGAGTACTTCTATGGATTTCTGGGCGGTGATACTAATCAATGGAGTCCAGCTTTGGTGGAAAATACCCAACATATTCAGAAACCAAATCGCCCTGATTATCATCTCACCCCCGATCTAGCAGACCATGCAATTAAGTGGATTCGTACTCAGCAAGCGATCGCTCCAGATAAACCCTTCTTTACCTACTTTGCCACTGGCGGTACCCATGCCCCACACCATGCGCCCAAGGAATGGATCGACAAGTACAAGGGTAAATTCGATCGAGGTTGGGATAAATTACGCGAAGATATCTTTGCTTGTCAGCTAGCCTTGGGTGTAATTCCCGCCGATACTAAGCTCACTCCTCGCCCGGCAGAACTCCCGGCTTGGGATTCCCTCACTCCCACCGAGCAGAAAGTTTATGCGCGTCAGGCGGAAGTATTTGCAGGTTTCCTCAGCCATACCGATGCACAAATTGGTAGAGTGATTGATGCCATAGACCAACTGGGTGAATTGGATAACACCTTAGTCTTTTTCATCGCCGGTGATAATGGTGCGAGTGCTGAAGGCGGTTTAACAGGTAGTGTTAATGAATTAAAAGTCTTTAATGGCGTAGCAGAAAGTCCTCAAGAAGTTCTCGCGGCAATAGAAGATTTAGGTGGGCCAAAAACCTTCAATCATTTTCATGCAGCTTGGGCTTGGGCAGTAGATAGCCCCTTCCAATGGACAAAACAAATTGCTTCTCATTTCGGCGGAACCCGCAATGGTTTAGTTGTGGCTTGGGGCGATGCCTCCGGCGGGCTTCGCCAACGCATCAAAAATCGTGGTGGACTGCGAAGCCAATTCCATCATGTAATTGATATTGCTCCCACAATTCTGGAAGCTGTGGGGATTGAAGAACCAGAGGTAGTCAACGGTGTAAGGGACTTCCAAAAAATAAAATCAGCAATAAATAGAATAATAATCATTTTGAAGAGGGAGAGAGGAGCAGCCATTGGCTGCTCCTCTCTCCCCCAAGTTGTAGTAAATTTAACTTAG
- a CDS encoding carbonic anhydrase, producing the protein MKKLIKGLREFKSSYFSANEELFEQLSHGQKPRVLFITCSDSRIDPNLITQAGLGELFVIRNAGNIIPPYGATNGGEGATIEYAIQALDIQQIIVCGHSHCGAMKGLMKLDSLRVEMPLVHDWLKYTEATRRLVKDNYSHYEGEELLEIIIAENVLTQIENLRTYPVIHSKLYQGKLNIYAWIYQIETGEILAYDAQKHAYVLPQNQLSPSEIDETLLSPPLNSNVEIHFTKTQQREFQSSPELPISTNEWFPMTVLSPEQMERIYRGSTTK; encoded by the coding sequence ATGAAAAAATTGATTAAAGGTTTGCGCGAGTTTAAAAGTAGTTATTTTTCCGCCAATGAAGAACTGTTTGAACAACTTTCTCATGGTCAAAAACCCAGAGTACTATTTATTACTTGTTCAGATTCGCGTATCGATCCAAACCTGATTACACAAGCTGGGTTAGGTGAATTATTTGTTATCCGCAATGCAGGTAATATTATTCCACCATATGGTGCGACTAATGGCGGTGAGGGGGCGACAATTGAATATGCTATTCAAGCATTAGATATTCAACAAATTATTGTCTGCGGTCACTCACATTGTGGCGCTATGAAAGGGTTAATGAAGTTAGACAGCTTGCGGGTAGAAATGCCTCTTGTACATGACTGGCTCAAGTATACAGAGGCAACGCGAAGACTGGTAAAAGACAATTATAGCCACTACGAAGGGGAAGAACTCTTAGAAATAATTATTGCTGAGAATGTCCTTACCCAAATCGAAAATTTACGAACTTATCCGGTGATTCACTCTAAGCTTTATCAAGGGAAACTCAATATTTATGCTTGGATTTATCAAATTGAGACAGGAGAAATTTTGGCATACGATGCACAAAAGCACGCCTATGTCTTGCCTCAAAATCAACTTTCTCCATCAGAGATAGATGAGACATTACTTAGCCCACCTTTAAATAGCAATGTGGAAATACATTTTACTAAAACTCAACAACGGGAATTTCAATCATCCCCGGAACTTCCTATTTCCACAAATGAATGGTTTCCAATGACAGTGCTTTCTCCAGAGCAAATGGAGCGAATTTATCGAGGTTCGACAACAAAGTAA
- a CDS encoding formylglycine-generating enzyme family protein, with amino-acid sequence MNYRHLIKNSKIENIRDGKKHYFLTLIFIQGIAIALLFINTTALAATVNPCPQGMAMISGGTFKMGSDNSSFVEERSPGDVTVTDFCIDKYEVTNAQFGEFVKATGYVTVAERPLSQEQFPDLPDEQLLPGSLVFEMAKPGVKQISFLSWWHWTTGANWQHPFGPDSAIASKSNYPVVHIAYEDALAYAKWSGKFLPTEAQWEYAARGGLNGATYTWGNEYSEHRANTWQGIFPFFNTKADGHLGIAPVGSFTPNGYGLYDMTGNVWEWTTDFFQVGRDRKSDQINPIVLNQSFDPNKPDEPELHVIKGGSYLCAPNYCSRFRPAARESESPDTGTTHIGFRLVKNLPDSTLPINPKSKI; translated from the coding sequence ATGAACTACAGGCATTTAATTAAAAATAGCAAAATTGAGAATATTAGAGATGGAAAAAAACATTACTTTCTCACACTAATATTCATTCAGGGAATAGCGATCGCACTCTTATTCATCAATACAACCGCATTGGCAGCCACAGTCAATCCCTGTCCCCAAGGTATGGCGATGATTTCAGGAGGAACGTTCAAAATGGGGTCTGATAATTCCAGTTTTGTGGAAGAGCGATCGCCTGGAGATGTAACGGTGACTGACTTCTGTATTGATAAATATGAGGTAACAAATGCACAATTTGGTGAATTTGTCAAAGCCACAGGATATGTGACAGTTGCAGAGCGTCCCTTATCTCAAGAACAGTTTCCCGATTTACCCGATGAGCAGCTATTACCAGGTTCCCTAGTATTTGAGATGGCAAAACCAGGTGTCAAGCAAATTTCATTTCTGAGTTGGTGGCATTGGACTACTGGCGCGAATTGGCAACATCCCTTTGGGCCAGACAGTGCTATCGCTAGCAAATCCAACTATCCAGTTGTTCACATAGCTTACGAAGATGCTCTAGCCTACGCCAAATGGTCTGGAAAATTCTTACCTACCGAAGCGCAATGGGAATACGCCGCGCGTGGTGGCTTGAATGGTGCAACATACACTTGGGGCAATGAATATTCTGAACATAGAGCCAACACTTGGCAAGGAATTTTTCCCTTTTTCAACACCAAAGCCGATGGTCACTTGGGCATTGCTCCTGTCGGTTCTTTTACACCCAATGGTTATGGACTCTATGACATGACCGGCAATGTTTGGGAATGGACTACTGATTTCTTTCAAGTCGGACGCGATCGCAAATCCGATCAAATTAATCCTATTGTCTTAAATCAAAGCTTTGATCCCAATAAGCCCGATGAACCAGAGTTACACGTCATCAAGGGGGGATCGTATCTCTGCGCTCCCAATTACTGTAGCCGCTTCCGTCCGGCGGCGCGGGAGTCAGAATCACCCGATACGGGAACTACTCATATCGGGTTTCGGCTAGTTAAAAATTTGCCTGACAGCACACTACCTATAAATCCAAAATCCAAAATCTAA
- a CDS encoding zinc ribbon domain-containing protein translates to MREEVSQVRGVKFCPQCWNPGAAVDPMWGHVKAKFCYLCGTPIRANCANCGELVLSLRHRFCPICGCAYKTPVKNAKIQ, encoded by the coding sequence ATCCGGGAGGAAGTATCTCAGGTTAGAGGGGTTAAGTTTTGTCCCCAATGTTGGAATCCTGGCGCTGCAGTTGACCCTATGTGGGGTCATGTCAAAGCCAAGTTTTGTTATCTCTGCGGTACACCGATTCGAGCTAACTGCGCGAATTGCGGTGAGTTGGTGTTGTCTTTGAGACACCGATTTTGTCCAATTTGTGGCTGTGCTTATAAAACGCCCGTCAAAAACGCTAAAATCCAATGA
- a CDS encoding helicase HerA domain-containing protein — translation MIIGTTGSGKSVLVSSIIAECLAKDMSILIIDLPNDDGSGTFGDFTPYYNGFYFDISRQSNNIVQPLDLSKIPLEQREDRVKAHRNDVNLIVLQLVLGSQQFDGFLAQTIESLIPLGTKAFYENADIERRFELAHSAGIGTPEWDNTPTLVDMEQFFQADCIDLGYEDENVEKALNYIRLRLQYWQASSIGNAICKPSTFQTDSKLITFALTNLQSDREAEVFGMSTYIAASRQSLSSTNRGKYSKAVTRGKIA, via the coding sequence ATGATTATTGGTACTACAGGGAGTGGGAAATCAGTATTAGTATCGTCAATTATTGCGGAGTGCTTGGCAAAAGATATGTCAATATTAATTATCGATCTGCCAAACGATGACGGTTCAGGAACATTTGGAGACTTTACGCCATACTACAACGGATTCTACTTTGATATCTCCAGACAATCAAATAATATTGTTCAGCCGCTAGATTTATCAAAAATTCCATTAGAACAAAGAGAGGACAGGGTAAAAGCACATCGCAATGATGTAAATCTAATAGTGTTGCAGTTGGTTTTGGGTTCACAGCAGTTTGACGGGTTTCTTGCTCAAACAATAGAATCGTTGATACCTTTAGGGACAAAAGCTTTTTACGAAAATGCAGATATAGAGCGACGTTTTGAGTTGGCACACTCAGCAGGAATCGGAACGCCAGAGTGGGATAACACGCCGACTCTAGTTGATATGGAACAGTTTTTCCAAGCCGATTGTATTGATTTAGGTTATGAGGATGAGAATGTTGAGAAGGCGCTCAATTATATACGCTTACGACTACAGTACTGGCAGGCAAGCTCAATAGGAAATGCGATTTGTAAACCTTCAACTTTCCAAACAGACAGTAAGCTAATTACGTTTGCATTAACAAATCTGCAATCGGACAGAGAAGCAGAGGTGTTCGGGATGTCAACGTATATTGCGGCATCGAGACAATCACTATCCTCGACAAACAGGGGTAAATATAGCAAAGCTGTTACCAGGGGCAAGATAGCCTGA
- a CDS encoding PAAR domain-containing protein — protein sequence MAVIIAVGTVDLHACMTPSPIPPHGVGVVIDASSTVLINGLPACFQGNTILEPLGSPNKITGGCSSVLIGTGSASPISVDISSIATSMTNQAAQASQKAAQDVQEKAKQASEGS from the coding sequence ATGGCAGTAATAATTGCTGTTGGTACTGTTGATCTCCATGCTTGCATGACTCCTTCTCCTATCCCTCCCCACGGAGTAGGTGTAGTAATTGATGCTAGTAGCACTGTATTAATCAATGGCTTACCAGCTTGCTTTCAAGGAAATACAATTCTAGAACCGCTTGGTTCTCCAAATAAAATTACTGGTGGCTGTTCAAGTGTTTTGATTGGAACTGGGTCAGCATCACCTATTTCTGTTGATATTAGTAGCATTGCTACCTCTATGACTAATCAAGCTGCTCAAGCGTCACAAAAAGCGGCACAAGATGTGCAAGAGAAAGCTAAACAAGCATCAGAGGGAAGCTAA
- a CDS encoding site-specific integrase: MKVNRHGRAKILTLQEIQLIFNQGFQNGRDRTIFGVCLFSACRIRECCTLFTQDIYTPKGNVRPRLVIRKANTKGKLATRSIPVIEDLRRLLVEYYPMAGDVYLFPGRSDGHISEDSAARILRTACKQVEIIGVSTHSFG, translated from the coding sequence GTGAAAGTAAATCGTCATGGACGCGCCAAGATACTTACTCTACAAGAGATACAACTAATTTTCAACCAGGGTTTTCAGAACGGCCGCGATCGCACAATATTTGGCGTATGTTTATTTAGTGCCTGTAGAATTCGAGAATGCTGTACCCTGTTCACCCAAGACATTTACACACCTAAAGGCAACGTTAGACCTCGGTTGGTGATTCGGAAAGCAAACACTAAAGGCAAGCTGGCTACTAGGTCAATCCCAGTGATTGAAGACCTACGGCGGTTACTGGTTGAATATTACCCAATGGCAGGGGATGTTTATTTGTTCCCCGGTCGCAGTGATGGACACATTAGCGAAGATTCAGCCGCTAGGATTTTAAGAACAGCTTGCAAACAAGTTGAGATAATTGGCGTGAGTACACATAGTTTCGGGTGA
- a CDS encoding tyrosine-type recombinase/integrase: protein MEKVPLPPAQSLTPEQMEQVWSALELLGETKQRDTALVHILSHGLRAGEVVQLNVGSFDGKLLFLPDTKTNEPHLVPLKKESRKVLAEYLQLRQQQGEVLNSDFPLMISHHASYREQRDLVRSGKKAAIAKN from the coding sequence TTGGAAAAAGTACCACTACCACCAGCCCAGAGTTTAACTCCAGAGCAGATGGAGCAGGTATGGTCAGCGTTGGAATTGCTAGGAGAAACAAAGCAACGGGATACAGCACTCGTTCACATTCTCAGTCATGGACTCCGAGCAGGGGAAGTTGTACAGCTAAATGTTGGCTCATTTGATGGCAAGCTGCTGTTTTTACCTGACACCAAAACCAATGAACCACACTTAGTTCCACTAAAAAAAGAGAGTCGGAAAGTTTTAGCAGAGTATTTGCAATTGCGCCAACAGCAGGGAGAGGTGTTAAACAGCGACTTCCCCCTGATGATTTCACACCATGCTTCATACAGGGAGCAACGCGATTTGGTGAGATCGGGCAAAAAAGCTGCGATCGCTAAAAACTAG
- a CDS encoding alpha-D-glucose phosphate-specific phosphoglucomutase, which produces MKIHKVSTTPLSDQKPGTSGLRKAVKAFQQPHYLENFIQSIFDSVGDLRGQTLVLGGDGRYYNRQAIQIILKMAAANGIGRIKVGQHGILSTPATSAIIRKYQAIGGIILSASHNPGGPNGDFGVKYNISNGGPAPEKVTEAIYHRSKVIDSYQILEAPDVDLETLGESHLGETVVEVIDSVHDYQELMESLFDFDRIRELLTRGNFQITIDALHAVAGPYAHAIFEQRLGAPVGTVRNGTPLEDFGGGHPDPNLVYAHELVDILYAEDAPDFGAAFDGDGDRNMILGRKFFVTPSDSLAVLAANAKLVPGYSEGLAGVARSMPTSQAVDRVAAQIGIESYETPTGWKFFGNLLDAGKATLCGEESFGTSSNHIREKDGLWAVLFWLNILAVRQQSVEQIVREHWQTYGRNYYSRHDYEEIQTGPANTLIERLRSLLPTLKGKQFGNYQVEYSDDFSYTDPVDGSVSDQQGVRIGFTDGSRIVVRLSGTGTQGATLRVYIESYEPDPSKHDLDPQEALASLITIAQEIAQICELTGREQPTVIT; this is translated from the coding sequence ATGAAGATCCATAAAGTTTCTACTACTCCTTTAAGCGACCAAAAGCCTGGTACTTCTGGGCTGCGGAAAGCAGTTAAGGCTTTTCAGCAGCCCCACTACCTAGAAAATTTTATCCAATCCATCTTCGATTCTGTAGGTGACTTGCGTGGGCAAACCCTAGTCCTGGGTGGTGATGGTCGTTATTACAATCGCCAAGCCATTCAAATCATTTTGAAAATGGCTGCGGCCAATGGCATTGGGCGAATTAAAGTTGGTCAACACGGGATTTTGTCTACTCCTGCAACTTCTGCTATTATTCGCAAATACCAGGCTATTGGTGGCATCATCTTGTCTGCTAGCCATAATCCGGGCGGGCCCAATGGTGACTTTGGTGTGAAATATAACATTAGCAACGGTGGCCCAGCCCCGGAAAAGGTGACAGAGGCTATCTACCATCGCAGTAAAGTAATTGATAGCTACCAAATTCTGGAAGCACCAGATGTAGATTTAGAAACTTTAGGTGAGTCACATTTGGGAGAGACGGTAGTTGAGGTGATTGACTCCGTACATGATTATCAAGAGTTAATGGAGTCCCTGTTTGATTTTGATCGCATTCGTGAACTATTAACAAGAGGAAATTTTCAGATCACTATCGATGCCTTACACGCAGTGGCTGGCCCTTATGCCCATGCCATTTTCGAGCAACGTTTGGGCGCACCAGTGGGAACTGTACGTAATGGTACACCCTTAGAAGACTTTGGCGGCGGACACCCTGACCCGAATCTGGTTTATGCCCATGAGTTGGTGGATATTTTATACGCAGAAGATGCGCCAGATTTTGGGGCAGCTTTTGATGGAGATGGCGATCGCAATATGATCTTAGGGCGTAAGTTCTTTGTCACCCCTAGCGATAGTCTCGCAGTGTTAGCCGCAAACGCCAAGCTAGTCCCTGGTTATAGTGAGGGTTTAGCCGGGGTAGCGCGATCGATGCCTACTAGCCAAGCAGTAGATCGAGTTGCTGCTCAGATTGGAATTGAATCCTATGAAACACCCACTGGCTGGAAGTTTTTCGGCAATCTTTTAGACGCGGGGAAAGCGACTCTTTGCGGTGAAGAAAGTTTTGGTACCAGTTCCAACCATATCCGCGAAAAAGATGGGCTATGGGCTGTGCTGTTTTGGCTAAATATCCTAGCAGTCCGACAACAATCTGTTGAGCAGATTGTCCGAGAACACTGGCAGACTTATGGACGCAATTATTACTCTCGCCATGACTATGAAGAGATACAGACAGGGCCAGCTAACACTTTAATAGAAAGACTGCGTTCTTTATTGCCAACTCTTAAAGGCAAGCAATTCGGTAACTATCAAGTTGAATACAGTGATGACTTTAGTTATACCGATCCTGTTGATGGTAGCGTTAGCGATCAACAAGGTGTTCGCATTGGCTTTACCGATGGTTCTCGAATTGTGGTGCGACTTTCTGGTACGGGTACTCAAGGTGCAACCCTAAGGGTTTATATAGAAAGCTACGAGCCAGATCCCAGCAAACATGACCTTGATCCACAAGAAGCACTTGCTTCTTTAATTACTATTGCTCAGGAGATAGCTCAAATTTGCGAACTGACAGGACGGGAACAGCCAACTGTTATCACCTAG
- a CDS encoding HNH endonuclease, with protein MASTSISTELRKLVVSRASGRCEYCLIHQDFSIYTHEVDHILALKHGGETLAENLALSCLLCNRHKGSDFATIDSATGEIVPLYNPRRQIWDEHFYFESVRIEGKTQVGQATAKLLQFNLPNRLLQRQVLMSQQKYP; from the coding sequence ATGGCCAGTACTTCAATTTCAACAGAACTTCGCAAGCTAGTAGTTAGTAGAGCGTCAGGACGCTGTGAATATTGTTTAATTCACCAAGATTTTTCAATATATACCCATGAAGTAGATCATATTCTTGCTCTGAAACATGGGGGCGAAACTTTGGCGGAAAATTTAGCTCTTTCATGTTTATTATGCAATCGTCATAAAGGTTCTGATTTTGCGACAATTGACTCGGCTACTGGAGAAATAGTGCCATTGTACAATCCTCGGCGTCAAATTTGGGATGAACATTTCTATTTTGAGAGTGTAAGAATTGAGGGAAAAACTCAAGTAGGGCAAGCAACTGCAAAGTTACTTCAGTTTAATCTTCCTAATCGATTACTACAAAGGCAAGTATTAATGAGTCAGCAAAAATATCCTTGA